The following coding sequences lie in one Sphingomonas sp. M1-B02 genomic window:
- a CDS encoding response regulator, with protein sequence MNILFIEDDPMNRRVVKDMLDVAGATMAEASWAEEGLARIDAETFDVILVDLRMPGTDGFETIRQIRARDDAKKELPIIVVTADTAVDLRERCLAIGADDILFKPVAMDALFDSIGRVLALRGGGGVIA encoded by the coding sequence ATGAACATCCTCTTCATCGAGGATGATCCGATGAACCGTCGGGTCGTCAAGGACATGCTCGACGTCGCTGGCGCGACGATGGCCGAGGCTTCCTGGGCGGAGGAGGGTCTTGCCCGGATCGACGCGGAGACCTTCGACGTCATTCTCGTCGATCTTCGCATGCCCGGCACCGACGGGTTCGAGACGATCCGCCAGATTCGCGCGCGCGACGATGCGAAGAAGGAACTGCCGATCATCGTCGTCACCGCCGACACCGCCGTCGATCTGCGCGAGCGCTGCCTGGCGATCGGCGCGGACGATATCCTGTTCAAGCCGGTGGCAATGGACGCCCTGTTCGATTCGATCGGCCGCGTCCTCGCGCTGCGTGGCGGCGGCGGGGTGATCGCCTAA
- a CDS encoding MFS transporter, which produces MASSAPTSTRHRLRSILGGSAGNLVEWYDWYAYSAFTLYFAPHFFPKGDQTAQLLSAAAVFAVGFLMRPVGGWLMGIYADRHGRKAGLTLSVSLMCAGSLLIAVTPSYATIGVAAPALLVLARLMQGLSVGGEYGASATYLSEMAGRKNRGFWSSFQYVTLISGQLCALLVLLVLQAVMSEAALDAWGWRIPFAIGGVLAVVVFWIRRRMAETESFERREAGKSSFWALVTQHPREAAVVMLLTAGGTLAFYAYSIYLQKFLVNTSGFDRTTASQINAAALLCFMLIQPIAGALSDRVGRKPLMVGFGVLGVLLTYPIFTALEGVRSPFVAFLLMLGALVIVTGYTSINAVVKAELFPAHIRTLGVALPYALANALFGGTAEYVALWFKNAGWERGFYWYVTGMIGISLITYLRMRDTAKHSKILED; this is translated from the coding sequence ATGGCATCCTCCGCACCCACTTCCACGCGCCACCGGCTTCGTTCGATCCTGGGGGGCTCGGCGGGGAATCTCGTCGAATGGTATGACTGGTATGCCTATTCGGCGTTCACGCTCTATTTCGCACCGCATTTCTTTCCCAAGGGCGACCAGACCGCGCAGTTGCTGAGCGCGGCGGCGGTCTTTGCCGTCGGTTTCCTGATGCGGCCGGTGGGCGGCTGGCTGATGGGCATCTATGCCGATCGGCACGGCCGCAAGGCAGGGCTCACGCTATCGGTGAGCCTGATGTGCGCGGGATCGCTGCTGATCGCGGTTACCCCGAGCTATGCGACGATCGGGGTCGCGGCGCCCGCGTTGCTGGTGCTGGCGCGGCTGATGCAGGGGCTTTCGGTCGGCGGCGAATATGGCGCGAGCGCGACCTATCTTTCGGAGATGGCGGGCAGGAAGAATCGCGGATTCTGGTCGAGCTTCCAATATGTCACGCTGATATCGGGCCAGCTCTGCGCACTTCTGGTCTTGCTCGTGCTGCAGGCAGTGATGAGCGAGGCCGCGCTCGATGCCTGGGGCTGGCGCATTCCGTTTGCGATCGGCGGGGTGCTCGCGGTGGTGGTGTTCTGGATCCGGCGGCGGATGGCCGAGACCGAGAGCTTCGAGCGCCGCGAGGCGGGCAAATCGAGCTTCTGGGCGCTGGTGACGCAGCATCCACGCGAGGCCGCGGTGGTGATGCTGCTGACCGCGGGGGGCACGCTCGCTTTCTATGCCTACTCGATCTACCTCCAGAAATTCCTGGTCAACACATCGGGCTTCGACCGGACGACCGCCTCGCAGATCAATGCGGCGGCCTTGCTCTGCTTCATGCTGATCCAGCCGATCGCAGGCGCGCTTTCCGATCGGGTCGGGCGCAAGCCGCTGATGGTCGGGTTCGGCGTGCTGGGGGTCCTGCTGACCTATCCGATCTTCACCGCGCTGGAGGGGGTGCGCAGTCCGTTCGTGGCGTTCCTGCTGATGCTCGGGGCGCTGGTGATCGTGACGGGCTATACGTCGATCAACGCGGTGGTGAAGGCCGAGCTGTTTCCGGCGCATATCCGGACGCTGGGGGTGGCCCTGCCCTATGCGCTGGCGAACGCGCTGTTCGGCGGGACGGCCGAATATGTCGCCTTGTGGTTCAAAAATGCCGGCTGGGAGCGCGGCTTTTACTGGTATGTTACGGGGATGATCGGGATTTCGCTGATCACCTATCTGCGGATGCGCGATACCGCGAAGCATTCGAAGATATTGGAGGATTAG
- the rpsU gene encoding 30S ribosomal protein S21 — protein MQIIVRDNNVDQALRALKKKLQREGVYREMKLRRHYEKPSEKRARERAAAIRRARKLERKRVERDSAR, from the coding sequence ATGCAAATCATCGTTCGCGACAATAACGTCGACCAGGCGCTGCGGGCGCTCAAGAAGAAGCTGCAGCGTGAGGGCGTCTATCGCGAGATGAAGCTTCGTCGGCACTACGAAAAGCCCAGCGAGAAGCGTGCTCGCGAGCGTGCGGCAGCGATCCGTCGCGCCCGCAAGCTCGAGCGCAAGCGCGTCGAGCGCGACAGCGCACGGTAA
- a CDS encoding FKBP-type peptidyl-prolyl cis-trans isomerase: MSVTAVPLRGLNRAYSVWIWVGVVAAILLAFGLAWAGTRERVAAKGTNEQFLAWNGSRAGVVTTASGLQYQVLKAGEGPKAGEGDYVIANYEGRFRDGAIFDKSERPVPFPVQQGSAIPGFLEGLKLMQKGGTYRLWIPANLAYGAPGMQSPDPERVPADAMLIFTVSPERVLPAAVVQQMMMQQMMQQQGGQGAPPPGGGAPQGPPPGAGPPPQGAPGQ, encoded by the coding sequence ATGTCCGTGACCGCCGTTCCGCTTCGTGGCCTCAATCGAGCCTATTCCGTCTGGATCTGGGTCGGCGTCGTCGCCGCGATCCTGCTGGCTTTCGGCCTCGCCTGGGCCGGCACGCGTGAGCGCGTCGCGGCCAAGGGCACGAACGAGCAGTTCCTCGCCTGGAACGGCAGCCGCGCCGGCGTCGTGACCACCGCCTCGGGGCTGCAATATCAGGTGCTCAAGGCGGGCGAGGGCCCCAAGGCGGGCGAGGGCGATTATGTCATCGCCAATTATGAAGGCCGTTTCCGCGACGGCGCCATTTTCGACAAGAGCGAGCGCCCCGTGCCCTTCCCGGTGCAGCAGGGCAGCGCGATCCCCGGCTTTCTCGAAGGCCTGAAGCTGATGCAGAAGGGCGGCACCTATCGCCTCTGGATCCCCGCCAATCTCGCTTATGGCGCCCCGGGCATGCAGAGCCCGGATCCCGAGCGGGTTCCCGCCGATGCGATGCTGATCTTCACCGTCTCGCCCGAGCGCGTCCTCCCCGCCGCCGTCGTCCAGCAGATGATGATGCAGCAGATGATGCAGCAGCAGGGCGGCCAGGGCGCGCCGCCCCCAGGCGGCGGCGCTCCTCAGGGCCCGCCTCCGGGCGCCGGTCCTCCGCCGCAGGGCGCTCCGGGGCAGTAA
- a CDS encoding metallophosphoesterase family protein, which produces MIFKLFSKRVVTGEPVAAVPDGKRVYAIGDIHGRLDLLEALLSKIHEDDRRRGSLDTQLILLGDLVDRGPHSAQVIDRVLQLKAEYPATRILLGNHEEIFSLALAGDLKALKLFTRIGGRETILSYGISEETYHEAGFPELLTMIQAAVPREHVEFLDALEDLIIIGGYAFVHAGIRPDEPLDRQRVADLRWIRDEFLLHRGALEKVVVHGHTIAEDVELLSHRIGLDTGAYSSGVLSAMGFEGHERWVLQAKI; this is translated from the coding sequence ATGATTTTCAAGCTTTTTTCGAAGCGCGTCGTGACAGGCGAGCCAGTGGCAGCCGTCCCCGATGGTAAACGGGTTTATGCGATCGGCGATATACATGGCCGGTTGGACCTTCTCGAAGCGCTGCTCTCGAAGATCCATGAAGACGATCGCCGACGCGGCTCCCTGGACACGCAGCTGATTTTGCTTGGCGATCTGGTCGACCGAGGTCCGCATTCGGCGCAAGTCATCGATCGCGTCCTGCAGCTAAAGGCCGAGTATCCGGCAACCAGGATCCTGCTCGGCAACCACGAGGAGATTTTCAGCCTCGCTTTGGCCGGCGACCTCAAGGCGCTGAAGCTGTTCACACGGATCGGCGGGCGCGAGACGATTCTGAGTTATGGGATCTCCGAAGAGACATATCACGAGGCTGGTTTCCCCGAGCTCCTGACGATGATCCAGGCGGCAGTGCCGCGCGAGCATGTCGAATTTCTCGACGCACTCGAGGATCTTATCATCATCGGCGGCTATGCTTTCGTGCATGCCGGCATCCGACCGGACGAGCCGCTCGATCGCCAGCGCGTGGCAGACCTGCGCTGGATCCGCGACGAATTCCTGCTCCACCGCGGTGCGCTTGAGAAGGTCGTGGTCCACGGCCACACCATCGCCGAGGATGTCGAATTGCTATCGCACCGCATCGGCCTCGACACCGGCGCCTACAGCAGCGGCGTTCTGTCGGCGATGGGGTTCGAGGGCCACGAGCGCTGGGTCTTGCAGGCGAAGATATAG
- a CDS encoding M48 family metallopeptidase, protein MTAGAGAQSTEGNAQFEALRAADLKLATIGWRLATANAPLCERLEPGTGIQLHTLDQFDSATRAQAQTHFGFASPIAVEAIVSGSPAERAGLRADDSLIRVGSVDMRAIAGKAGTTERLVAAQLAIAALPTEASIAVEALRGGEAIRVTIEPVPACKSRFELEIINSFGASADGTMVQISSRFLDDYSDDQVAAVTAHEFAHNVLHHRDRLVARGVDYGLLSGFGANVKYFRQTEIQADLLSAYLLANAGYPPRASIDFWRKYGSDGLIGLFRSRSHPHWRDRIATLEAEIPKIEAQAARPIVPALIAERSQPLSGDWQSLLVRR, encoded by the coding sequence TTGACGGCAGGAGCAGGGGCGCAGTCCACTGAGGGTAACGCCCAGTTCGAAGCACTTCGCGCGGCGGATCTGAAGCTGGCGACTATCGGCTGGCGCCTTGCGACCGCCAACGCCCCGCTGTGCGAGCGCCTGGAGCCCGGGACGGGAATCCAACTGCACACGCTCGACCAGTTCGATTCGGCGACTCGTGCGCAGGCGCAGACGCATTTCGGGTTCGCTTCGCCGATTGCCGTGGAGGCGATCGTGTCCGGGAGCCCGGCGGAACGCGCCGGACTGCGCGCCGATGATTCGCTGATTCGTGTCGGCTCGGTGGATATGCGCGCCATTGCAGGCAAAGCGGGGACGACAGAGCGCCTTGTCGCCGCACAGTTGGCGATCGCGGCGCTTCCGACTGAAGCGTCGATCGCTGTCGAGGCATTGCGGGGCGGCGAGGCCATCCGCGTCACGATCGAGCCCGTACCCGCCTGCAAGTCGCGGTTCGAGCTCGAAATCATCAACAGCTTCGGTGCGTCGGCCGACGGCACGATGGTGCAGATCAGTTCGCGCTTCCTCGACGACTATTCCGACGATCAGGTCGCCGCGGTTACCGCACATGAATTCGCACACAATGTCTTGCACCACCGTGATCGTCTGGTCGCGCGCGGCGTCGATTACGGCTTGCTCTCGGGTTTCGGGGCGAACGTGAAGTATTTTCGCCAGACCGAGATTCAGGCGGACCTGCTGTCGGCCTATCTGCTCGCCAATGCCGGTTACCCACCGCGTGCGTCGATCGACTTCTGGCGCAAATACGGATCGGACGGGCTGATCGGGCTGTTCCGCAGCCGCTCGCATCCCCACTGGCGCGATCGAATCGCCACGCTGGAGGCGGAAATCCCCAAGATCGAGGCGCAGGCGGCGCGGCCGATCGTGCCGGCGCTGATCGCGGAACGAAGCCAGCCGCTGAGCGGCGACTGGCAATCGTTGCTGGTACGACGCTAG
- the wecC gene encoding UDP-N-acetyl-D-mannosamine dehydrogenase, giving the protein MVSDSELQVAVLGLGYIGLPTAAVIARTGAKVLGVDVHAHVVDTVNSGRVHIEEIDLDALVSGVVARGNLRASLQIEPADVFVVAVPTPFGDNHAPDIGYVLKAATTIAIVLKAGDVVILESTSPVGTTEKVAELLAKLRPDLKVPGHCTGSADVAIAYCPERVLPGRILVELIDNDRVIGGITPRCARKALQFYRRFVRGACVTTTAKAAEMTKLSENAFRDVNIAFANELSLVADQMGVDVWEVIRLANRHPRVNILSPGPGVGGHCIAVDPWFLVSAAPDQTPLIRTAREVNDGKVEHVIARACAMLEADPTVRAACLGLAFKANIDDFRESPALKVATALAERFGARVSIVEPYASTLPAAFDGSGSALIDVDSALESCDTLIVLVDHEIFRSIPLEERVGKQVYDTRGIWPDQPHPAPGEPLRLAS; this is encoded by the coding sequence ATGGTTTCGGACTCTGAACTCCAGGTAGCCGTATTGGGCCTGGGCTATATCGGCCTCCCCACCGCCGCAGTAATCGCCCGCACCGGCGCCAAGGTGCTCGGCGTCGACGTCCACGCCCATGTCGTCGATACGGTCAATTCGGGCCGCGTCCATATCGAGGAGATCGATCTCGACGCTTTGGTCTCGGGCGTGGTCGCGCGCGGCAATCTGCGCGCCTCGCTGCAGATCGAGCCGGCGGACGTGTTCGTCGTCGCGGTCCCCACCCCGTTCGGCGACAATCACGCGCCCGATATCGGCTATGTGCTCAAGGCCGCGACCACGATCGCGATCGTGCTCAAGGCAGGCGACGTCGTCATCCTCGAATCGACCTCGCCGGTCGGCACCACCGAGAAGGTCGCCGAACTGCTCGCGAAGCTGCGGCCCGATCTCAAGGTCCCCGGCCATTGCACGGGCAGCGCCGACGTCGCCATCGCTTATTGCCCCGAACGCGTCCTCCCCGGTCGTATCCTCGTCGAGCTGATCGACAATGATCGCGTCATCGGCGGCATCACCCCCCGTTGCGCGCGGAAGGCGCTGCAATTCTATCGCCGCTTCGTGCGCGGCGCTTGCGTCACCACCACCGCCAAGGCGGCCGAGATGACCAAGCTCAGCGAAAACGCCTTCCGCGACGTAAACATCGCCTTCGCGAACGAACTCTCGCTGGTCGCCGATCAGATGGGGGTCGACGTCTGGGAAGTGATTCGCCTCGCCAACCGCCATCCGCGGGTCAACATCCTCTCCCCCGGCCCCGGCGTCGGCGGGCATTGCATCGCGGTCGATCCCTGGTTCCTGGTCAGCGCCGCACCCGATCAGACCCCGCTCATCCGCACCGCGCGCGAAGTGAATGACGGCAAGGTCGAGCATGTCATCGCCCGCGCCTGCGCGATGCTGGAGGCCGATCCAACGGTCCGCGCCGCCTGCCTGGGCCTCGCCTTCAAGGCCAATATCGATGATTTCCGCGAGAGCCCCGCGCTCAAGGTCGCAACCGCATTGGCCGAACGCTTCGGCGCGCGGGTGTCGATCGTCGAGCCCTATGCCAGCACCCTGCCCGCGGCGTTCGACGGCAGCGGCAGCGCGCTGATCGACGTCGATTCGGCGCTGGAGAGTTGCGACACGCTGATCGTGCTGGTCGATCACGAAATCTTCCGCTCGATCCCGCTCGAGGAACGGGTGGGCAAGCAGGTCTATGACACGCGCGGCATCTGGCCCGATCAGCCGCACCCGGCCCCTGGCGAACCGCTGAGGCTGGCCAGCTGA
- the wecB gene encoding non-hydrolyzing UDP-N-acetylglucosamine 2-epimerase: MASAHPPKILIVFGTRPEAIKLFPVIQALKARGDLQVRTCVTAQHRGLLDQVLAIADLVPDVDLDVMTPGQSLDDLTARLLTGLGRVMDDEKPDRVIVQGDTATAMVGALAAYYRKVPVGHVEAGLRSGDIYQPWPEEVNRRIVAPIADQHFAPTETAAAALRRENIDPASIHVTGNTVIDALHATRARIDGDSSLAAGLDAIEMRLQGKRIILVTTHRRENFGDGMSGIATALARIADRPDAAILFPMHPNPNVVAVMDRMLGDRPNIVRIDPLDYPHFIRALGMAEIVLSDSGGVQEEAPALGKPVLVMRETTERPEGVEAGTARLVGTDPDRIVSEISTLLDDSLAYSAMARAHNPFGDGHAATRISGIVAHGFGL, from the coding sequence ATGGCAAGCGCGCACCCACCCAAGATTCTGATCGTCTTCGGCACCCGGCCCGAGGCGATCAAGCTGTTCCCGGTCATCCAGGCGCTGAAGGCACGCGGAGACCTCCAGGTGCGCACCTGCGTGACCGCGCAGCATCGCGGGCTGCTCGATCAGGTGCTGGCGATCGCCGACCTCGTCCCCGACGTCGATCTCGACGTGATGACCCCCGGCCAATCGCTCGACGATCTCACCGCGCGGCTTCTCACCGGGCTGGGCCGCGTCATGGATGACGAGAAGCCGGATCGCGTGATCGTCCAGGGCGATACCGCCACGGCGATGGTCGGCGCGCTCGCGGCTTATTATCGCAAGGTGCCGGTCGGCCATGTCGAGGCGGGCCTGCGCTCCGGCGACATCTATCAGCCCTGGCCCGAAGAAGTGAACCGCCGCATCGTCGCGCCCATCGCCGACCAGCATTTCGCGCCGACCGAGACCGCCGCCGCCGCGCTGCGTCGCGAGAATATCGATCCCGCCTCGATCCACGTCACCGGCAACACCGTGATCGACGCGCTGCACGCCACCCGTGCCCGCATCGACGGCGATTCCTCGCTCGCCGCCGGACTCGACGCGATCGAGATGCGGCTTCAGGGCAAGCGCATCATCCTAGTCACCACCCACCGGCGCGAGAATTTCGGCGACGGCATGTCGGGCATCGCCACCGCGCTCGCCCGCATCGCCGACCGCCCCGACGCCGCGATCCTGTTCCCGATGCACCCCAACCCCAATGTCGTCGCGGTGATGGACAGGATGCTCGGCGACCGCCCCAACATCGTCCGAATCGATCCGCTCGATTATCCGCACTTCATCCGTGCGCTCGGCATGGCCGAGATCGTGCTCAGCGATTCGGGCGGCGTACAGGAGGAAGCCCCCGCGCTCGGCAAGCCGGTGCTGGTGATGCGCGAGACCACCGAGCGTCCCGAAGGCGTGGAAGCGGGCACTGCACGGCTCGTCGGCACCGACCCGGATCGGATCGTTTCCGAAATCTCAACCTTGCTGGACGATAGCCTTGCCTATTCGGCAATGGCCCGCGCCCACAATCCCTTCGGCGATGGCCATGCCGCGACACGGATATCGGGGATCGTCGCACATGGTTTCGGACTCTGA
- a CDS encoding class I SAM-dependent methyltransferase: MRKVLHVGCGQATIANMTPGFQDGSWEEIRFDINPDARPDIVGTITDMVAVESDSVDAVYSSHNLEHVYAHEVPRVLAEFRRVIKPEGFAVVTCPDLESVAAHIAAGKLADPLYQSPAGPISPLDILYGHGAAIARGETYMAHRTGFTRKTLQENAALAGFASLGVRHRPTYFDLWLVATKQPSAKDSIVDLMTRFCR; encoded by the coding sequence ATGCGCAAAGTCCTGCATGTCGGCTGCGGTCAGGCGACGATCGCGAACATGACCCCCGGCTTCCAGGACGGCAGCTGGGAGGAAATCCGCTTCGACATCAATCCGGATGCCCGCCCCGACATCGTCGGCACGATCACCGACATGGTGGCGGTGGAAAGCGATAGCGTCGATGCGGTCTATTCGTCGCACAATCTGGAGCATGTCTATGCGCATGAAGTCCCGCGCGTGCTCGCCGAGTTCCGCCGGGTGATCAAGCCCGAGGGCTTCGCGGTCGTCACCTGCCCCGATCTCGAATCGGTGGCGGCGCATATCGCTGCGGGCAAGCTTGCCGATCCGCTGTACCAATCACCCGCGGGCCCTATTTCGCCGCTCGACATTCTCTACGGGCATGGCGCCGCGATCGCTCGTGGCGAAACCTATATGGCGCACCGCACCGGGTTCACGCGCAAGACGCTCCAGGAAAATGCTGCCCTCGCCGGGTTCGCGTCGCTGGGTGTGCGCCACCGGCCGACTTATTTCGATCTGTGGCTGGTCGCGACGAAGCAGCCGTCGGCAAAGGACTCGATCGTGGATCTGATGACCCGCTTCTGCCGTTGA
- the galU gene encoding UTP--glucose-1-phosphate uridylyltransferase GalU, with the protein MPFKPLRKAVFPVGGLGTRFLPATKAMPKEMLPIVDRPLIQYAVEEAIEAGIEQLIFVTGRGKSAIEDHFDIAFELETTMHERGKSLDILDATLLKPGSVAYVRQQEPMGLGHAVWCARHIVGDEPFAVLLADDFMLGKPGCLKQMVEAYNKVGGNLICAEEVPDDQTHRYGIITPGARDGALTEVKGLVEKPAAGTAPSNLSVIGRYILQPEVMKVLEGQEKGAGGEIQLTDAMARMIADQPFHGVTFAGTRYDCGDKAGFIEANIAVALGRDDIGPAVRDFIAKL; encoded by the coding sequence ATGCCCTTCAAGCCGCTTCGCAAGGCCGTGTTCCCCGTCGGAGGATTGGGCACGCGTTTTCTCCCCGCCACCAAGGCGATGCCCAAGGAGATGCTGCCGATCGTCGATCGCCCGCTGATTCAATATGCGGTCGAGGAAGCGATCGAGGCGGGGATCGAACAGCTGATCTTCGTCACCGGGCGGGGCAAGAGTGCGATCGAGGATCATTTCGACATCGCCTTCGAGCTAGAGACGACGATGCACGAGCGCGGCAAGTCGCTCGACATTCTCGATGCGACGCTCCTCAAGCCAGGTTCGGTCGCCTATGTCCGCCAGCAGGAGCCGATGGGGCTGGGCCATGCGGTGTGGTGCGCGCGGCATATCGTCGGCGACGAACCGTTCGCGGTGCTGCTCGCCGACGATTTCATGCTCGGCAAGCCCGGCTGCCTCAAGCAGATGGTCGAAGCGTATAACAAGGTCGGCGGCAATCTGATCTGCGCGGAGGAGGTGCCGGACGATCAGACGCATCGCTATGGCATCATCACGCCGGGCGCCCGCGACGGGGCGCTGACCGAAGTCAAAGGCCTGGTGGAAAAGCCTGCGGCCGGCACCGCGCCCTCGAACCTATCGGTGATTGGCCGCTACATCCTCCAGCCCGAAGTGATGAAGGTGCTCGAAGGCCAGGAAAAGGGCGCCGGCGGCGAGATTCAGCTTACCGACGCGATGGCGCGGATGATCGCCGATCAGCCGTTCCACGGCGTCACCTTCGCCGGCACCCGCTACGACTGTGGCGACAAGGCCGGGTTCATCGAGGCCAATATCGCAGTGGCGCTGGGTCGGGACGATATCGGGCCGGCGGTGCGCGACTTCATCGCGAAGCTCTGA
- a CDS encoding nucleotide sugar dehydrogenase has translation MSIEWPAHGLKLQARIESGTATIGVIGMGYVGLPLAVAFCEAGCPVLAFDLDRAKIDALNAGQSYIKHIDGGRIAPQVAAERLDATDDLARLAEPDVLLICVPTPLSRHLEPDLKYVEATTAAIAATLRKGQLVILESTTYPGTTREVMQPILEAGGLKAGRDYFLAYSPEREDPGNPTFSTTKIPKVVGADDPVSADLALALYRHVVPKVIAVSSAATAEAVKITENVFRAVNIALVNELKLIFTAMDIDVWEVIEAAKSKPFGFMPFYPGPGLGGHCIPIDPFYLTWKAREFNQHTRFIELAGQINADMPQHVIRVLSDSLDARFGKGLRGARILVLGVAYKKNVDDIRESPSLRLMEMIEARGATADFHDPHVACIDNTREHPTLNFRKGVAWDAKAFAGYDAVLIATDHDAVDYAALVDAAELVVDTRNACRRAGMFSEKIVRA, from the coding sequence ATGAGTATCGAATGGCCGGCGCATGGACTGAAGCTCCAGGCGCGAATCGAAAGCGGCACAGCTACGATCGGCGTGATCGGCATGGGCTATGTTGGCCTGCCGCTCGCGGTCGCCTTTTGTGAGGCCGGCTGCCCCGTTCTCGCTTTCGATCTGGATCGTGCGAAGATCGACGCGCTCAATGCGGGCCAAAGCTATATCAAGCATATCGACGGCGGCCGCATCGCGCCGCAGGTGGCGGCGGAGCGCCTCGACGCCACTGACGATCTCGCGCGGCTGGCCGAGCCCGACGTCCTGCTGATCTGCGTGCCCACGCCGCTCTCGCGCCATCTCGAGCCCGATCTCAAATATGTCGAAGCCACTACCGCGGCGATTGCCGCCACGCTGCGCAAAGGCCAGCTGGTGATCCTCGAATCGACCACCTATCCGGGCACGACGCGCGAAGTGATGCAGCCGATCCTCGAAGCCGGCGGGCTTAAGGCAGGGCGCGATTACTTCCTTGCTTATTCACCGGAGCGCGAGGATCCTGGCAACCCGACCTTCTCCACCACCAAGATCCCCAAGGTCGTCGGCGCCGACGATCCGGTCTCGGCGGACCTGGCGCTGGCGCTGTATCGCCATGTCGTCCCGAAAGTGATCGCAGTCTCCTCTGCCGCCACCGCCGAGGCGGTGAAGATCACCGAAAATGTCTTCCGCGCCGTCAACATCGCTTTGGTCAACGAGCTCAAGCTCATCTTCACCGCGATGGATATCGACGTGTGGGAAGTGATCGAGGCAGCAAAGTCGAAGCCGTTTGGCTTTATGCCTTTCTATCCAGGACCTGGCCTGGGCGGCCACTGCATTCCGATCGACCCCTTCTATCTCACTTGGAAGGCGCGAGAATTCAACCAGCATACCCGCTTCATCGAGCTGGCCGGGCAGATCAACGCAGATATGCCGCAGCATGTGATCCGCGTGCTTTCGGACTCGCTCGACGCGCGCTTCGGCAAGGGCCTGCGCGGCGCGCGCATCCTCGTCCTCGGCGTCGCCTACAAGAAGAATGTCGACGATATCCGCGAAAGCCCGTCGCTCCGGCTGATGGAGATGATCGAAGCGCGCGGCGCCACCGCCGATTTCCACGATCCGCACGTCGCCTGCATCGACAATACCCGCGAACATCCCACCCTCAACTTCCGCAAGGGCGTGGCCTGGGATGCAAAGGCCTTCGCCGGATATGACGCCGTCTTGATCGCCACCGATCATGACGCGGTCGATTATGCCGCGCTGGTCGATGCAGCCGAACTCGTCGTTGATACCCGCAACGCCTGCCGCCGCGCCGGCATGTTCAGCGAGAAGATCGTCCGCGCCTGA
- a CDS encoding NAD-dependent epimerase/dehydratase family protein has product MSKRVLVTGSAGFIGFHTASRLLQRGDTVLGVDSFSDYYDVALKEARTDILSNHAGFSLARISIEDEAAFEAAWAEFKPDVVIHLAAQAGVRYSIDEPKSYIGANIIGTHNVLELARRHPVRHLLAASTSSVYGANTQMPFTETQRTQTPLSLYAATKGATELMGHSYSHLFGTPMTFFRFFTVYGPWGRPDMALFKFTKAILAGEPIDVYNQGAMVRDFTYIDDLAESIVRLTDAIPGRDPVENDSLSPVAPFRSVNIGAGTATKLMDYIGALEEALGREAVKNFLPMQQGDVPATEASSALLKQLTGYAPSTPPSIGVRRFVDWYRDHYRT; this is encoded by the coding sequence ATGAGCAAGCGCGTCCTCGTCACCGGTTCCGCCGGCTTCATCGGCTTCCACACCGCCAGCCGCCTGCTCCAGCGCGGCGATACCGTGCTCGGCGTCGATAGTTTCTCGGACTATTATGACGTCGCGCTCAAGGAAGCGCGCACCGACATTCTCAGCAACCACGCCGGCTTTTCGCTCGCGCGCATTTCGATCGAGGACGAAGCCGCGTTCGAAGCCGCCTGGGCGGAGTTCAAGCCCGACGTGGTGATCCATCTCGCCGCGCAGGCGGGGGTGCGTTACTCCATCGACGAGCCCAAAAGCTATATCGGCGCCAACATCATCGGCACCCACAATGTGCTCGAACTGGCCCGCCGTCACCCCGTCCGCCACTTGCTCGCCGCCTCGACCAGCTCGGTCTATGGCGCCAACACGCAGATGCCCTTCACCGAGACCCAGCGCACCCAGACGCCGTTGAGCCTCTACGCCGCGACCAAGGGTGCGACCGAGCTGATGGGCCACAGCTACAGCCATCTGTTCGGCACCCCGATGACCTTCTTCCGCTTCTTCACGGTCTATGGACCGTGGGGCCGGCCGGACATGGCGCTGTTCAAGTTCACCAAGGCGATTCTCGCGGGCGAACCGATCGACGTCTATAATCAGGGCGCGATGGTCCGCGACTTCACCTATATCGACGATCTTGCCGAATCGATCGTCCGGCTGACCGATGCGATTCCCGGCCGCGATCCGGTCGAGAATGACAGCCTCTCCCCGGTCGCGCCGTTCCGCAGCGTCAATATCGGCGCCGGCACCGCCACGAAGCTGATGGACTATATCGGCGCGCTCGAAGAAGCGCTGGGGCGCGAGGCGGTCAAGAATTTCCTGCCGATGCAGCAAGGCGACGTGCCCGCGACCGAGGCCTCGTCGGCGCTGCTCAAACAGCTCACCGGCTATGCGCCATCGACGCCGCCCAGCATCGGCGTCCGGCGCTTCGTCGATTGGTATCGCGATCATTATCGAACTTGA